One region of Drosophila subobscura isolate 14011-0131.10 chromosome J, UCBerk_Dsub_1.0, whole genome shotgun sequence genomic DNA includes:
- the LOC117893418 gene encoding putative dipeptidase CPSG_01350 isoform X2, producing MEHLRPLSYEEMCQMEMLQAGAVGGGAVGSAPPGMMPIMVIPTAMLAPAAGTAGVSAPDGGAGGAGGAGAGAGAGGVLEHYYQLQPTQFLTADGANGGELALLQGGGGGGGGIVGGEQHPHTIQLQQHPQPVNILCTGTLGRVPAMPATGPHQHPHPAGAATLPRGFQPAAFVADVESDFEGSECGAGGATTTCMPHFRFGGCGLQSLQHHHQQQDAVVGCGSLAYMMASGTLGRGRRLSGHSKPKRVSFKGDNLPPPSPPPPPAMELDENGMPMPLPGDATAGGCSYMHFDNYMDYQTTGFGGLPDVTEHSNIRRTLSRQNSISNSDSGGEIASIQKSKVNFGSGLAGGVVVGGDIVCLDAKSPTSLSSSAGAAGSGKAKGKAARKASAAADTAHKGRRGSWLVALTLVSAICLLAIAATLAYQHFFTAPSRNSHAQRLRIVRRILREVPLVDGHNNYAWNVRKYAHSSLELHLSHDLDHKSLWARPAWAQTDMERLKQGLVSVQVWSAYVPCEAQGLDAVQLALEQIDIVRRLSDMYARETVLATSSQDIVEAHRRGLLASLIGVEGGHTIGSSLGVLRSFYSLGARYLSLTHRCDVSWAGSSSSPMEQGLTPFGKAIVREMNRLGMMIDLSHSSDATARDVLQVTRAPVIFSHSAARQLCNSTRNVPDDILRLVAENGGLIMLSFDSEDVACGRQARLQDVIEHIKYVRAIAGIQHIGLGAGYDGIELPPLGLEDVSKYPELLAALLEDHNWSEDDVAMLAGRNFLRIMETVETVRDYWKRAAIQPIEQTEPQPKTQCTYMSS from the exons ATGGAGCACCTACGTCCCCTGAGCTACGAGGAGATGTGCCAAATGGAGATGCTGCAGGCGGGCGCCGTTGGAGGGGGAGCAGTGGGCTCCGCGCCGCCCGGCATGATGCCCATTATGGTGATACCAACGGCAATGCTGGCCCCCGCAGCCGGAACAGCCGGTGTCTCAGCGCCAGAcggtggagcaggaggagcaggtggagcaggagcaggggctgGCGCAGGAGGCGTCCTGGAGCACTACTATCAGCTGCAGCCCACGCAATTCCTCACAGCGGACGGGGCGAATGGCGGCGAATTGGCGCTCCTgcaaggcggcggcggcggcggcggcggcatcgtCGGTGGCGAACAGCATCCACACACAAtccagctgcaacagcatccACAGCCCGTCAACATCCTCTGCACGGGCACGCTGGGACGGGTGCCAGCCATGCCGGCAACGGGTCCGCatcagcatccgcatccgGCGGGAGCTGCCACACTGCCGCGCGGCTTCCAGCCGGCCGCCTTCGTGGCGGACGTGGAGAGCGACTTTGAGGGCAGCGAGTGCGGCGCTGGCggagccaccaccacctgcATGCCCCACTTCCGCTTCGGCGGCTGCGGCCTCCAGTCgctgcagcaccaccatcaACAGCAGGACGCCGTCGTGGGCTGCGGCTCGCTCGCCTACATGATGGCCTCGGGCACACTCGGTCGCGGCCGGCGGCTGAGCGGCCACAGCAAGCCCAAGCGCGTCTCCTTCAAGGGCGACAATCTGCCGCCACCctcgccgccgccaccgcccgcCATGGAGCTGGACGAGAACGGCATGCCCATGCCGCTGCCCGGCGACGCCACAGCCGGTGGCTGCTCCTACATGCACTTTGACAACTACATGGACTACCAG aCAACTGGCTTTGGTGGCCTGCCAGACGTCACCGAACACTCGAACATCCGCCGCACTCTATCCCGCCAGAACTCGATCTCCAACAGCGACTCTGGCGGAGAGATAGCCAGCATACAGAAGTCCAAGGTGAACTTCGGCAGCGGCCTGGCGGGCGGCGTTGTGGTCGGCGGCGACATCGTCTGCCTGGACGCCAAGTCGCCCACGTCACTGAGCTCCTCGGCAGGAGCTGCCGGCTCCGGCAAGGCCAAGGGCAAGGCCGCACGCAAGGCCAGCGCTGCAGCGGATACGGCACACAAGGGGCGTCGCGGCTCGTGGCTGGTGGCCCTCACTCTGGTCAGTGCCATCTGTCTGCTGGCCATTGCGGCCACACTCGCCTACCAGCACTTCTTCACGGCGCCCAGCCGCAACTCGCACGCCCAAAGACTGAGGATCGTTCGCCGCATCCTGCGCGAGGTGCCGCTCGTCGATGGCCACAACAACTATGCCTGGAATGTGCGCAAGTACGCGCACAGCAGCCTGGAGCTTCACCTCAGCCACGACCTCGATCACAAGTCCCTGTGGGCGCGCCCAGCCTGGGCACAGACCGACATGGAGCGGCTCAAGCAGGGTCTCGTCAGCGTCCAAGTTTG GTCGGCGTACGTGCCGTGCGAGGCACAGGGCTTGGACGCCGTCCAGCTGGCACTGGAGCAAATCGACATCGTGCGGCGCCTCTCGGACATGTACGCACGGGAGACAGTGCTGGCGACATCCTCGCAGGACATTGTGGAGGCGCACCGCCGCGGCCTGCTGGCCTCGCTGATCGGCGTGGAGGGGGGACACACGATTGGCTCCTCGCTGGGTGTGCTGCGCTCCTTCTACTCGCTGGGCGCACGCTACCTGAGCCTGACGCATCGCTGCGACGTGTCCTGGGCCGGGTCCAGCTCCTCGCCCATGGAGCAGGGCCTCACGCCCTTTGGCAAGGCAATCGTGCGCGAAATGAACCGCCTGGGCATGATGATCGACCTCTCGCACAGCTCGGATGCCACGGCCAGGGACGTGCTGCAGGTGACACGGGCGCCCGTCATCTTCTCGCACTCGGCCGCCCGCCAGCTCTGCAATTCGACGCGCAACGTGCCCGACGATATCCTGCGCCTAGTGGCCGAGAACGGTGGCCTCATCATGCTCAGCTTCGACTCGGAGGACGTGGCCTGCGGCCGCCAGGCTCGCCTGCAGGACGTCATCGAACACATCAAGTATGTGCGAGCCATTGCCGGCATCCAGCACATCGGCCTGGGGGCCGGCTACGACGGCATTGAGCTGCCGCCACTGGGGCTGGAGGATGTCTCCAAGTACCCGGAACTGCTGGCCGCCCTGCTCGAGGATCACAACTGGAGCGAGGACGATGTGGCCATGCTGGCCGGCCGCAACTTTCTACGCATCATGGAGACCGTGGAGACAGTGCGCGACTACTGGAAGCGGGCCGCCATCCAGCCCATCGAGCAGACAGAGCCCCAGCCCAAGACGCAGTGCACGTACATGTCGTCGTGA
- the LOC117893421 gene encoding kelch repeat and BTB domain-containing protein 4-like — translation METWLQPVFTDLLENKKFSDCLIVVEPETFDCHKVILASASEFFERMFLGDFKESRCGQFIVNDVKPETFKYFLEYIYTYNIKNLNKLDSTVLLDLLVVGIKWLVASLQSDCVKLLTERAKAMTIGDLLELFQGAHNVDNKSLIDVAKKNLKERYNTRMNCYEALMLTSDVFEKYLIVTDGYTEEVERFKMIQAYVNVNGLHVAETSDYSGDAEPDKNEASGVMEIQDVNKVGEGIRKELCEVKPVGDTATKAVELDVGDQQEMKLKAIHSKYVRTLLGYIKYENMTKAQFYEVVGKSSLLDFKEKFEKFNLTECDDE, via the exons ATGGAAACTTG GCTGCAACCAGTGTTTACCGACCTgctggaaaacaaaaagttttctgATTGCCTCATCGTTGTGGAGCCTGAAACATTTGATTGCCACAAAGTGATCTTAGCAAGTGCATCCGAGTTCTTTGAGCGCATGTTCCTAGGGGATTTCAAGGAGTCCAGGTGTGGCCAATTTATTGTGAACGATGTAAAGCCGGAAACGTTCAAATATTTCCTGGAGTACATCTACACGTACAACATTAAGAACTTGAACAAGCTCGACAGCACAGTACTATTGGACCTTTTGGTGGTTGGAATCAAGTGGCTGGTAGCCTCACTTCAATCAGATTGCGTTAAGCTTCTCACGGAGCGAGCCAAAGCGATGACGATTGGCGATCTGCTCGAACTATTTCAGGGTGCGCACAATGTAGACAATAAATCGTTGATCGATGTGGCCAAGAAG AACCTTAAGGAAAGATATAATACACGCATGAATTGCTACGAAGCTCTTATGCTCACATCCGACGTCTTCGAGAAGTACCTCATTGTCACCGATGGCTATACGGAAGAGGTCGAACGGTTCAAAATGATTCAGGCCTACGTTAACGTAAATGGGTTGCACGTTGCCGAAACGTCCGATTACTCTGGAGATGCTGAGCCAGATAAAAATGAAGCCTCTGGTGTTATGGAGATACAAGACGTGAACAAAGTCGGCGAAGGAATTCGCAAGGAACTGTGCGAAGTGAAACCCGTGGGCGACACTGCCACCAAAGCAGTCGAGCTCGACGTAGGCGACCAACAAGAAATGAAACTTAAAGCCATTCATTCAAAATATGTCCGCACGCTTTTGGgatatataaaatatgaaaatatgacCAAAGCCCAGTTCTACGAAGTTGTTGGAAAATCATCTTTGTTGGATTTTAAAGAAAAGTTCGAAAAATTCAACTTAACTGAGTGCGACGACGAATGA